The window GAAATATGGTAAAGGCCGCGGGAAACCAGTAATTGGGTATTCTTTTACTTGGAAGCCTGAAAAGAAAGACGCTAACGACTTCTCACAAGGTCAATTTCAAGATGAACGTCAAAAACTCTTTAACATTCAGCATAATGGTGAATTAACAGAACAGGAAAAATGGCGCGCCATTGACAAGGTTAAGGGGTTAACTTTAGGCTCTACTGAGAAACAAGCGTTGGCTGATAAACAGGCCGAGCACGATAAAAAAATAAGAGATCAAGCAAGACAAGAAGCACTTGCTGAACTCCGAAAGGGGTTTGGAAATAATGCCTAAAACAATTAGAGAACTTGCTGATGAATTGGGCGTTTCAAAGCAGGCTATATGGCAAAAGATAAAAAGAGATGCGTCAATCGATTTACGTCAATTTACATCAACAAAAGGTAATACTGTTTACGTTGATGTTGATGGGCAAAAAGCTATTAAAGCAATGTTCTCAAACAATTCGTCAACAAGATACCGTCAACAAAAAGATGATGTTGACGACAACAAAAAAGATGCGGTTGATGGACAAGATGAAGTGAAATTCCTTCGAAATTTAGTATCAGAAATTCAATCTGAAAAGAAAGAGTTACATAAGTTACTAGATCAGCAACAAAGATTGGCCTTACAGGACAAACAACTGCTCGAAGAATACAAAGCAGAAAACGACAGATTAAAAGTTCTCAAAATGCCCTCACAGGAAACAGAATTCAAACACTTAGACAATCAATATAAAGATGAAGTGAACGCTCTTAAAGAGAAGTTGGAAAATTTGCAGGAACAAATCAAAGTTCAAAAAAGGATAGAAGAACAAGAAAAACCAAGAAAATGGTGGGGACTATGGCGAAAATAGATGATTCAGTTAAATTGACATCATTTAAAGGTAATTTATATGATGTGATGAAGTTAATCTTAGCTAAACGTGGGGTAAGTGTAGGACGAGCACGTAATCCTTTACCACATGTAGAAGATGATGAAATGGATCATGTTGAGGTAGTACGGCAACATATTGATGATGCAATTGCTGAATTTACTAAATAATAAAAAACGCCGAGTCTCCTTAAAAGAGGCTCAGCGTTTTTTTAAATCTGTGACCAGACGTCCGCTCCCAAAGTAGGGAAGAGAGGTACGATGCGGCCTAGTTGTTCAGCTGTATATTGAAACTCAATTGCTGGTAATAAAACGTTAATTGCATCGGCAGCATGTTCACTAACTTCAGCTGCTCCTACAAGATGATGGTCTTGATCGTAAATCAAGGTGTTATCACCAATTGTTTCCTTATCAACTTGGCGGAACCATCCGTCAGGAAGATGATTAGTTTTAATGGTGTAATCAGGATTTTGCTGAGCTTCTTCGACGCTCATACCAACCTGTGCGATTTGTGGTGAGGTAAAGACAATGGTTGGGATGGGCGGATAGTTGATTGCGTCAGTAGTCTTTCCTGTGAAAAGTTGGGTTAAATAACTAGATTCAAAGATCGCAGTCGGGGTGAGCTTAGGCTGTTCTTTATCAAGCACATCACCAGAAGCATAGATGTTATCAATGTTAGTTTGAAGATGATCGTTAACTTCGATCCCGTTAGCATTGTAACTAACGCCTACTTCGTCTAATCCGATGTTTTCGATGTTAGGAATTCGTCCGGTAGCATCCAAAATCCAGTCGGTGGTGAGGGTTTCGTGATCGTTATAAGACACGGTAAAATGAGAACCGTCTTCCTCAAAACGATCCACCTGAGCGTTGTAAATGAACTTCACCCCTCGTTTTTCGAGGTCGGCAATGACTTGTTTTACGTAATCTTGATTAAATTTGCGCAACGCCCGATTATGGCGTAAAAGTACAGTGACGTTCGCGCCGGCAGCATTGGCAATCGTGGCAAATTCCATGCCGATATAGCCCGCGCCAATAATTACGATATTTTCAGGAAGCTGTTTGAGGTTCATAAAATCGGTACTGTCATGCGTAAGTTCTGAGCCCATAACATCTAGATGGTGGGGACGTAGCCCCGTTGCAATCACGATTTTGTCAGCGGTGTAGCGCTGTTGATCCACTTCGATGGTGTGAGCATCAACAAATTTTCCACAACCGTGAATAATTTCGATGTCAACAGAGTCGAGTAAACCAGTAATCATGTCCGGCAAGCCGTCGATGACTTCGTGTTCATGTTCTACATTGGCAGTCCAATCCAGCTTTAAGTCACCATTTACAATGCCATCAAGGCGTTCTTGGTGGCGTAAAAGTTGAACCGGGTTGTCCAGCGTAATTTTCGCGTTGCATCCACGGTTTGGACAAGTTCCCCCGATTTTGTCCGCTTCGATAATGGCGACTTTTTTACCACTATTAGCTAGTGGAACCGCCCCGTCGAAGGCACCATGCCCCGCGCCTAAGTACAAAACATCAAATTGATAACTTTCAGTCATTTAATTACCTCCATCCTAAATTTAGGTGAATAAATAATTACCATTGTTGGCACGAGCATAGCAGAGGATAGGTGCGAGTTGCAAGCGATTGCAACTGAAGAGAACAAAAAGCAATCCTTAACTTTAAATAAGGATTGCTAAAAAATATCTTACTAACGTTTTAATGATTTAATCGATAGCATTGAAATACCACCAATCAAGGAAAAAATAAATGAAACAATAAAAATTCCAGAATAACCAAAAAGACTTATGACGGCAGCGGCTAAAACGGGTGCGATAGCTTGTGTAATTGTATTACCTAAGTTGTAAACACCTAAGAAAAATGCAACACGATTTTGATCGGGGATAACTTTTAAGTTTAATAAATTATCAAGTGCGTTCCATAAGCCCATTCCTAAACCGGCAGCTAAGGCGTAAAGAATAATACCAGTATTATTTCTTAAGAAGAACAGGGAGAGACCTGCAATTGCTAATAAGATAGTTGAGAGACCTACTGGTAATTTCAGTATTTTAAATTTATTAGATAGTGGCCCAGCGACTAATCCCATCAAAATGCCAAAAATAAGCATAATCATGTTAACAAGTTGGATAGAAGATTGAGTTTGATTACCACGATGAAGAAAGTCGGTCATTATATATAAAATGTATCCTGTAATTGCAAAGTTTCCAACTCCCTGAAACATTTTTCCTATAAGAGCTAGGTAGTAGTCGCGCCAATTTGCCAAGAAGGAAAAATTAACTTTACATTTTTTAAAGAAAACTTTTCTTTCTTTTTAGTTGAGGTTTCATCTAAATTAGAAGGCTCATGGACAATCAAAGTTGCAATTAATACGCCAGCAAATGTGAATATACCAAAGACTATAAATCCTAGTCGAAACTGGCTAAGGAACAAAGCACCGATAACGTTAAATCCGTTATTACCTAAAGCCATGCCTAGACCACCATAAGCAGAAGAAGCAGTCCCCTTTCCATCTTCAGGTGCAAAGGATAATCCAGATTTAAAAAGCCAAGAGCTAAAAAAGCCCAACAAACTTTACAACAATAATCGTAAAAAGCGCCTAGAAATAGGCTTTTTTTCATGTTTCGACGTTTGAGAAACGCATTCTAAGTCCAGTTTTTATTAATAAATGGGTTAATGTCCGCTAAATGAATATATAAACTGCGTCATAACTTAACAATTGTGTCGCTTTTTTTATGCCTTATAATTAAAGGTGTTAAAATACGTCATAACTTACCACCATAAAGCAGTCCAATTAATTTATTGACTTCTAAGTAAAATACCAGGAGTTTTGCTATGAATTAACTATGATCCTAGGTGGTCACTAAAACATTCCTTAATTTAGGGGCTATAATTACATAATGACCCCTCGAAAAGACTATTAAGACAGCCCCTGTTATCTAATCACTAGATAACAGGGGCTGTTTTAATTCTAAAATGACATAATAACCCTTTGATATTACTATATTTTCCGTAATTATATCAGCATACCGTTTGTAAATTGTAATTTTATTTTGCATTAAATTTAAGGGGTGCTTTGCACTAATAAATCGAGTAGGAGACTAGCCATTAATTGACTAGTCTCCTACTCGATTTAAAATAGTCCTTTTTTCAATATATAAATACTTTAACTGCCATAAGCATACCCTTTTTCCAGTTCGTCTTTACTTGTAGTTATTTCTATTGTGATATGATTCTTTACACCCGATGTATGGGCAAGCTCTGCAATTTCTTCTTTGATTTCCCTAGCCTTGTTTATATCGGAAGAATCTATAAGAACCGTAACGATAAGGGCATTTTCTTCTCCGTCCAGTGACCAAATGTGAAAATGAGAGAGGGCCTTTACAGCAGGAATATTGTTAATGGAGCTCGCCAGGTTCTCTACGTTTACATTTTCCGGCGAACCGTTCAATAAAATTTTCATTGTGCTTAAAAATTCAGGTACAGTTTTATAGAGGATATAGAGTGCTATCAAAATCGATAAGATTGGATCCAATCGATAAGCCTCGGTAAAGTTCATTACGATACTCACAACCAAGACCCCAATCCACCCTAATACATCTTCTAGCATATACAGGTTCAACATGCCTTCGTTTTTAGATGACCCTTTGCTTAGAATCCAAGCCGCATATCCATTCAATCCAATAGCCACGAGTGAAAGCCAAAACATGCCACTGTAATTAACCGGTTGCGGATCAATCAAACGTGGGATACTTCGGTAGATCATAAAAAATGAGCCGCCGATCAGTACTACTCCAGTTATCAACGCCCCTAATAATGAAAAGCGGTTATAACCAAAAGTGAACTGTTCATCTTGCTGCTTTTCTGAGTACCCCTGGAAAAACCAAGCGAATCCAATAGAAATGGAATCTCCTAAATCATGAACGGCGTCGGACATAATTGACACACTATTGAAAAGAGACCCAAAGAAAAATTAAATCATGGAAAAAATAAAGTTGGTGAAAAAAGCAATTTTAATATTCTTATTCGGTTGATTTTGGTGCGAGTGATTTTCTTGTTTCTCTGACTTTGAAATTTTAAAAACCTCCATTTAGTTTTATACCTTATTAGCTTTTATTGTTCTTGTTCATTGATATGAGTTAAGACTTGTTCGAGAGTACTGAAAACATGAAGATCATCAAGACTGTAAACCATGCTTTTCCCTTCTCTTCTTG is drawn from Lactiplantibacillus paraplantarum and contains these coding sequences:
- a CDS encoding dihydrolipoyl dehydrogenase family protein yields the protein MTESYQFDVLYLGAGHGAFDGAVPLANSGKKVAIIEADKIGGTCPNRGCNAKITLDNPVQLLRHQERLDGIVNGDLKLDWTANVEHEHEVIDGLPDMITGLLDSVDIEIIHGCGKFVDAHTIEVDQQRYTADKIVIATGLRPHHLDVMGSELTHDSTDFMNLKQLPENIVIIGAGYIGMEFATIANAAGANVTVLLRHNRALRKFNQDYVKQVIADLEKRGVKFIYNAQVDRFEEDGSHFTVSYNDHETLTTDWILDATGRIPNIENIGLDEVGVSYNANGIEVNDHLQTNIDNIYASGDVLDKEQPKLTPTAIFESSYLTQLFTGKTTDAINYPPIPTIVFTSPQIAQVGMSVEEAQQNPDYTIKTNHLPDGWFRQVDKETIGDNTLIYDQDHHLVGAAEVSEHAADAINVLLPAIEFQYTAEQLGRIVPLFPTLGADVWSQI
- a CDS encoding MFS transporter, with product MANWRDYYLALIGKMFQGVGNFAITGYILYIMTDFLHRGNQTQSSIQLVNMIMLIFGILMGLVAGPLSNKFKILKLPVGLSTILLAIAGLSLFFLRNNTGIILYALAAGLGMGLWNALDNLLNLKVIPDQNRVAFFLGVYNLGNTITQAIAPVLAAAVISLFGYSGIFIVSFIFSLIGGISMLSIKSLKR
- a CDS encoding HTH domain-containing protein is translated as MPKTIRELADELGVSKQAIWQKIKRDASIDLRQFTSTKGNTVYVDVDGQKAIKAMFSNNSSTRYRQQKDDVDDNKKDAVDGQDEVKFLRNLVSEIQSEKKELHKLLDQQQRLALQDKQLLEEYKAENDRLKVLKMPSQETEFKHLDNQYKDEVNALKEKLENLQEQIKVQKRIEEQEKPRKWWGLWRK